One stretch of Arachis duranensis cultivar V14167 chromosome 1, aradu.V14167.gnm2.J7QH, whole genome shotgun sequence DNA includes these proteins:
- the LOC107493832 gene encoding uncharacterized protein LOC107493832, protein MELFKSTFDKLGLQEKELKAYPNSLFGLEDALIQALGYIPLHTTFGKGTRSRTLSIDYIVIDVSSAYNALIDIELSRAQALEEFRPQPGGETEEVQVGGTEDKTTNIGANLKGELKELLIQFLKDNSDLFAWKAADMPGIDLGLKCHKLAVYPGSRLVQQKRKKLGLEILQAVEEQVHALLEARFMREIKYPLWLANAVLVKKPNGKWRMCTDYTNLNKAYPKDPYPLPNIDTLVDASSGYKYLSFMDAYSGYNQIPMY, encoded by the exons ATGGAGTTGTTCAAATCcaccttcgacaagctcggcctaCAAGAAAAAGAGCTCAAAGCATACCCAAATAGCCTATTTGGGCTCGAAGACGCCCTAATCCAAGCCCTAGGTTACATCCcactacacacaacctttggaaagggaaCCCGCTCTAGAACACTGAGCATCGACTACATTGTGATCGATGTGAGCTCTGCATACAATGCCCtcatag ataTTGAACTCAGTAGAGCCCAGGCTCTAGAAGAATTCCGTCCGCAACCAGGAGGCGAAACAGAGGAAGTCCAAGTTGGAGGCACTGAAGATAAAACAACAAACATAGGCGCAAACTTAAAAGGAGAACTAAAGGAGCTACTGATACAGTTCCTAAAGGATAAttctgacctcttcgcatggaaggcCGCGGACATGCCCGGCATTGATCTTGGACTAAAGTGCCATAAACTGGCAGTGTACCCTGGATCTCGGCTAGTACAACAGAAACGTAAGAAGCTCGGCCTAGAGATATTGCAAGCCGTAGAGGAACAGGTACATGCCTTGTTGGAGGCAAGGTTCATGAGGGAGATAAAGTACCcattatggctagccaatgCCGTACTGGTCAAAAAGCCAAATGGaaagtggcggatgtgcactgattacaccaacctcaacaaagcctaccCAAAAGATCCCTACCCACTCCCAAATATAGACACACTAGTCGACGCCTCATCGGGATACAAGTACCTTTCCTTCATGGACGCTTACTCggggtacaaccaaatcccgatgtattaa